A genomic stretch from Candidatus Omnitrophota bacterium includes:
- the lipB gene encoding lipoyl(octanoyl) transferase LipB — MDFIDLGIIDFETAFNRQIDAVSRVKAGADDIVLFCEHSPACVVLGRKAGRQNILKDEAFLVERGIRVVSAPRGGDVTLHNPGQLVVYPVLDLGRHKKDIHWYLSALEGHVCKLLRIYGVNGEVKTGNRGVWVGEKKICSIGIAVSRWVSFFGFALNVNNDLLEFTYIRPCGQDIEMTSIQKESGKTIPIDKVAGDISNLFVTDGGFNDADNLTGIGRRHN, encoded by the coding sequence GTGGATTTCATCGATCTCGGTATCATTGACTTTGAAACGGCGTTTAACAGGCAGATTGACGCGGTCAGCCGCGTTAAGGCAGGCGCGGACGATATCGTATTATTCTGCGAGCATTCGCCGGCATGCGTTGTTCTGGGTAGAAAGGCAGGCAGGCAAAACATCCTTAAGGATGAGGCATTTCTGGTTGAGAGAGGTATCAGGGTCGTTTCGGCGCCGCGAGGCGGAGATGTTACTTTGCATAATCCGGGACAACTTGTGGTTTATCCCGTCTTAGATTTAGGCAGGCACAAAAAAGATATACATTGGTATTTGAGCGCGTTAGAAGGCCATGTCTGTAAACTTTTGCGCATATACGGCGTTAACGGCGAGGTCAAAACCGGCAACAGGGGGGTATGGGTAGGGGAGAAAAAGATCTGCTCCATAGGCATAGCCGTCAGCCGCTGGGTCAGTTTTTTTGGATTTGCCCTCAATGTCAACAATGACTTATTGGAATTTACCTATATAAGGCCCTGCGGCCAGGACATAGAGATGACGTCTATACAGAAAGAATCGGGTAAAACCATACCCATTGATAAGGTGGCCGGGGATATTTCAAATCTATTTGTA
- the lpdA gene encoding dihydrolipoyl dehydrogenase, which yields MDYDLAIIGAGWAGFSAAMYARENGLNTCLIEKDKIGGTCLNRGCIPTKAFVQSAKALSHLQKIPSFGVKPRGAQFDFQQAQNWRKAVIEKLSRGMDFRVKKSGVDYIQGAAKIISPNEIEAANKKISAKFILVATGSRPARLPRLAYDSRRIVSSDHALEFTEVPEKLLIVGGGFIGCEFASIYGSFGSEVTIVEMLERLLPVEDAEASRKIESAFRKKKIKVLTKTDLFSLKLDEFDKVLVAIGRVADTEGLFDASLGIKTEKGRIVVDDHLRAGVGNIYSAGDASSSIQLAHLAAYEGRLAVRNMLNPDKPVKRDTRAVPTCIFTEPEVASVGLNEEAAKKAGINYLVKKLDFPANGMAQIMNETDGFIKILVESGTGPARDGAGRILGATIVGPSACELIALLTCAVNNNLSKDSIDNTIFAHPSLSELIQETLRQ from the coding sequence ATGGATTACGACTTAGCGATAATCGGCGCAGGGTGGGCGGGTTTCAGCGCCGCTATGTACGCCAGAGAAAACGGCCTCAACACCTGCCTGATCGAAAAGGATAAGATCGGCGGCACCTGCCTGAACAGGGGCTGCATACCCACCAAAGCGTTTGTCCAGTCCGCGAAGGCGCTGTCCCATTTACAGAAGATACCCTCTTTCGGCGTAAAACCGCGGGGGGCCCAGTTTGATTTTCAGCAGGCGCAGAACTGGCGTAAGGCGGTCATAGAAAAGCTTTCAAGAGGGATGGATTTCCGCGTAAAAAAGTCCGGGGTAGATTACATCCAGGGCGCGGCGAAAATAATCTCACCCAACGAAATAGAGGCCGCGAATAAAAAGATCTCGGCAAAATTCATTCTTGTCGCCACCGGTTCAAGACCGGCGCGGCTGCCGCGGCTGGCATACGACTCGCGGAGAATAGTTTCCAGCGACCACGCGTTAGAATTTACAGAGGTGCCTGAGAAGCTGCTTATCGTAGGCGGCGGATTTATCGGCTGCGAATTTGCCTCAATATACGGCAGCTTTGGTTCGGAGGTTACGATAGTAGAGATGTTGGAGCGGCTGCTGCCGGTAGAGGACGCGGAGGCGTCGCGGAAGATCGAGTCGGCCTTCAGGAAGAAAAAGATCAAGGTTTTGACAAAGACGGATTTATTCTCGCTGAAATTAGATGAATTTGATAAGGTGCTGGTGGCCATAGGCCGCGTAGCCGATACAGAAGGCCTGTTTGATGCCTCATTAGGCATCAAGACGGAAAAAGGCAGGATCGTGGTTGACGATCATTTGCGGGCCGGCGTCGGGAACATATATTCTGCCGGCGATGCTTCAAGCAGTATTCAATTGGCGCATCTGGCGGCGTATGAGGGCCGCCTGGCAGTGAGGAATATGCTGAACCCGGATAAGCCGGTAAAAAGAGACACGCGCGCGGTTCCTACCTGTATATTTACCGAGCCGGAGGTTGCCAGCGTGGGCCTTAACGAAGAGGCAGCAAAAAAGGCAGGCATAAACTACCTTGTGAAGAAATTGGATTTTCCGGCAAACGGCATGGCGCAGATCATGAACGAAACCGACGGGTTCATTAAAATATTAGTTGAGTCCGGCACAGGCCCCGCCCGCGACGGGGCAGGCAGGATATTGGGGGCGACAATTGTCGGGCCGTCTGCCTGCGAGCTGATCGCGTTATTGACCTGCGCGGTCAACAACAACCTCAGTAAAGATTCCATTGATAATACCATATTCGCCCATCCTTCATTATCCGAGCTGATCCAGGAGACGCTGAGGCAATAG
- a CDS encoding malate dehydrogenase has translation MPKISIIGAGNVGGLAAMRLLDEAIADVFLIDIAAGLAKGKQLDLEDSSAVFKRDYRVFSSQNISDVEGSDLIVVTAGLARRPGMSREDLLRKNADIIKGICLEIRRLAHDSIVIIVTNPLDVMTQLGLKITGFRRERVIGMGAGLDSARFANLISRELNVPQSEVEALVIGAHGAGMLPLPRFSRVKNAPLDKLLDKAALDELVRRTVERGAEIVGALGSGSAYFAPSAAIADLAKAILKDENKDIPVSCCLEGEYGLHDVCVGVPCRIGRRGIEQIIELELNAEEKRRLSESAEEIKKSTRWITT, from the coding sequence ATGCCAAAGATTTCAATAATCGGCGCCGGGAACGTCGGCGGACTGGCCGCTATGCGCCTTCTGGATGAGGCGATAGCGGATGTTTTTTTGATAGATATTGCCGCGGGCCTGGCAAAGGGAAAACAGCTGGATCTTGAGGACTCCTCGGCTGTATTCAAAAGGGATTACCGCGTTTTCTCGTCGCAGAATATTTCCGATGTAGAGGGCTCAGATTTGATCGTTGTAACGGCGGGCCTGGCGCGCAGGCCCGGGATGAGCAGGGAAGACCTCTTAAGGAAAAATGCCGACATAATAAAAGGCATCTGCCTGGAGATCAGGCGCCTGGCGCATGATTCTATTGTGATAATTGTGACCAATCCGCTGGACGTAATGACGCAGCTCGGCCTTAAGATAACCGGTTTCAGGAGGGAAAGGGTCATAGGCATGGGCGCGGGGCTTGATTCCGCGCGTTTCGCCAACCTCATCAGCAGGGAGCTTAATGTGCCTCAGTCCGAAGTAGAGGCGTTGGTCATAGGCGCGCACGGAGCCGGGATGCTTCCCTTGCCGCGTTTTTCCCGTGTAAAGAATGCCCCCCTTGATAAGCTGCTCGACAAGGCCGCGCTGGATGAGCTTGTCAGGCGCACTGTTGAACGCGGCGCGGAGATCGTAGGCGCGCTCGGCAGCGGCAGCGCTTATTTCGCGCCGTCGGCGGCAATAGCCGATCTGGCAAAGGCGATATTAAAGGATGAGAATAAAGACATCCCCGTATCGTGCTGCCTTGAAGGCGAATACGGGCTTCACGATGTATGCGTCGGCGTGCCCTGCAGGATCGGCAGGAGAGGCATCGAGCAGATTATAGAGTTAGAGTTGAATGCCGAAGAGAAAAGAAGGTTATCAGAGTCGGCGGAAGAGATAAAGAAGTCCACCAGATGGATTACGACTTAG
- a CDS encoding isocitrate/isopropylmalate dehydrogenase family protein produces MNHTITLIPGDGIGPEVAEAARMCVDAAGVKIKWEEAVAGETALKKYGTVLPEQTLDSIRKNKVALKGPITTPVGSGFRSVNVAIRQKLDLYACLRPAKSYEGVRSKYKDIDLVLVRENTEDLYAGIEFQKGEADTRSVIEKINSLRDKKIIADSAVSIKPISESASRRIVKFAFEYALKNGRKKVTAVHKANIMKFTDGLFLSVAREIAAEYEGRVAFDDAIVDNLSMQLVLRPHNYDVFVLPNLYGDILSDLCAGLVGGLGVAPGANIGDGIAVFEAVHGSAPKHAGKNRVNPAAMILSAVLMLKYLGEENAALKLDKAVSDVMREGRSVTYDLKENRDDPSAVGTLEMAEAIAAKIKK; encoded by the coding sequence ATGAATCACACAATTACATTAATCCCCGGAGACGGCATAGGGCCGGAAGTGGCAGAGGCGGCACGGATGTGCGTGGACGCCGCCGGAGTTAAGATCAAATGGGAGGAGGCGGTTGCCGGCGAGACAGCGCTTAAGAAATACGGCACAGTCCTGCCTGAGCAGACGCTTGATTCGATCAGGAAAAACAAGGTCGCGCTGAAGGGCCCCATAACCACGCCTGTCGGCAGCGGGTTTCGTTCCGTAAACGTTGCCATACGCCAGAAGCTTGATCTCTACGCTTGCCTGAGGCCGGCAAAATCATACGAAGGCGTAAGATCAAAATATAAAGATATTGACCTGGTGCTGGTCAGGGAGAACACCGAAGACCTTTACGCGGGCATAGAATTTCAAAAGGGCGAAGCAGACACAAGGTCAGTCATTGAGAAGATCAATTCCCTCAGGGATAAGAAAATCATTGCCGATTCAGCCGTTTCCATAAAGCCGATATCGGAGTCCGCGTCACGGCGCATAGTCAAGTTTGCTTTTGAGTACGCGCTTAAGAACGGCCGCAAGAAAGTCACAGCCGTGCATAAGGCCAACATCATGAAGTTTACCGACGGGCTGTTCCTGTCGGTTGCCCGGGAGATAGCGGCTGAATACGAAGGCAGGGTCGCTTTTGACGATGCCATCGTGGACAACCTGTCAATGCAGCTTGTATTGAGGCCGCATAATTACGATGTTTTTGTCCTGCCCAACCTTTACGGCGATATCTTATCGGACCTTTGCGCGGGGCTGGTGGGAGGGCTGGGAGTCGCTCCCGGCGCCAATATTGGAGACGGCATAGCCGTATTTGAGGCGGTGCATGGTTCAGCGCCTAAGCATGCCGGGAAGAACAGAGTGAATCCAGCGGCGATGATCCTCTCCGCGGTGTTAATGCTGAAATATCTCGGCGAAGAAAATGCCGCCTTGAAATTGGATAAGGCCGTAAGCGATGTTATGCGCGAGGGCAGGTCCGTGACCTACGACTTAAAGGAAAACAGGGATGATCCCTCTGCCGTGGGCACTCTTGAGATGGCAGAGGCGATTGCCGCAAAGATCAAAAAATAA
- a CDS encoding 3-isopropylmalate dehydratase, whose protein sequence is MVISGKAVLLGDNINTDFIISGRYKFAITDMKELAKHIMEDIDPDFPEKLTPGKSIIVAGGNFGLGSSREQAPLVIKAAGINAVVAKSFARIFYRNGFNIGLALIEADTGGIKQGDEIVIDIEKGVLENKSRQTRTPFKPLNKVMRTLLEDGGLVAHFKKHGGIKL, encoded by the coding sequence ATGGTGATCTCAGGCAAGGCGGTATTATTAGGCGACAATATCAACACCGACTTTATCATATCGGGGCGCTACAAATTCGCCATCACCGATATGAAAGAATTGGCGAAGCATATTATGGAGGACATTGACCCGGATTTCCCTGAAAAGCTTACCCCTGGCAAGAGTATCATAGTCGCCGGCGGCAATTTCGGCCTCGGCTCATCGCGCGAGCAGGCGCCGTTGGTCATAAAGGCGGCGGGCATAAACGCCGTCGTGGCAAAGAGTTTCGCGCGGATATTTTACAGGAACGGATTTAATATAGGGCTGGCGCTTATAGAGGCGGATACCGGCGGGATAAAACAAGGCGACGAAATAGTGATAGATATAGAGAAAGGTGTATTGGAGAATAAGAGCCGGCAAACGCGCACCCCTTTTAAGCCGCTGAATAAAGTTATGCGCACGCTGCTTGAGGACGGCGGCCTGGTGGCGCATTTTAAGAAACATGGCGGGATAAAGTTATGA
- a CDS encoding type IV pilus twitching motility protein PilT has product MELKELLMLAVKNNASDLHLTASQPPILRVSGQLVKTDFPALSKEDNKRLIYSALSSSQKAAFEKELELDFSLALPGLDRFRVNVHMQRGSVEAALRRIPLNIPTFNDLGLPQILIDLARKPNGLVLVTGPTGVGKTTTLAALIDLINSERECMIICIEDPIEFVHPNKKSIVKQRELYSDTYSFASALRHALRQDPNVIVVGEMRDQETIATALTAAETGHLVLATLHTPDAPQTIQRIIDVFPPHQQAQVKLQLAASLQGIVSQLLLRRADGTGMVLATEIMIATPAVRNLIREQEVEQMPTVMQTGSQYGMKTMDKSLKELYQKGLVSMDTAMQKVKNPGEFKSL; this is encoded by the coding sequence ATGGAATTGAAAGAATTGCTTATGCTGGCGGTAAAAAATAACGCCTCTGATCTGCACCTTACCGCGTCCCAGCCGCCGATATTGAGGGTCAGCGGCCAATTGGTCAAAACGGACTTCCCGGCTTTGAGCAAAGAAGATAACAAGCGTCTTATCTACAGCGCGTTAAGCAGTTCCCAGAAAGCGGCGTTTGAAAAGGAGCTGGAACTGGATTTTTCTCTGGCGCTTCCCGGGCTTGACAGGTTCAGAGTGAATGTGCATATGCAGAGAGGGTCTGTGGAAGCGGCATTAAGGCGCATACCGCTGAATATCCCTACATTCAACGATTTGGGCCTGCCCCAGATATTGATAGACCTTGCCAGAAAGCCAAACGGCCTTGTGCTGGTTACCGGGCCTACCGGCGTAGGCAAGACCACGACCCTGGCCGCCCTGATAGACCTGATAAACAGCGAGAGAGAATGCATGATAATATGCATTGAAGACCCTATAGAATTTGTTCATCCTAATAAGAAGAGTATCGTAAAACAGAGAGAGCTGTATTCCGATACCTACTCATTCGCGTCGGCTTTGAGGCACGCTCTTCGGCAGGACCCGAACGTGATCGTAGTGGGAGAGATGAGGGATCAGGAGACGATCGCCACCGCGCTTACCGCGGCCGAAACCGGGCATCTTGTCCTTGCCACCCTTCATACGCCCGACGCGCCGCAGACGATCCAGCGCATCATTGACGTGTTCCCTCCGCATCAGCAGGCGCAGGTAAAACTTCAGCTGGCGGCTTCCCTGCAGGGGATAGTTTCGCAATTACTGCTCAGGCGCGCCGACGGAACAGGTATGGTGCTTGCTACTGAAATAATGATCGCCACCCCCGCTGTGAGGAATTTAATAAGAGAGCAGGAGGTCGAGCAGATGCCGACAGTCATGCAGACCGGCAGCCAGTACGGGATGAAGACAATGGATAAGTCGCTGAAAGAGCTTTACCAGAAAGGTCTTGTCTCTATGGATACGGCGATGCAGAAGGTGAAGAACCCCGGCGAGTTCAAGTCGTTATAA
- a CDS encoding 3-isopropylmalate dehydratase large subunit translates to MGKTVVEKILSEHAGKSLTAGDFAVCKVDFCFGQDGTSAIIIDRIAELGIKKLAAANKFCMVIDHSAPSPKQEVSAIHNRMRAFSGEFDTGLYDIGCGVCHQVIPESGHVYPGELVLGADSHTCTYGALGAFASGVGSTDLAIALAGGKNWFKVPETIKIIVDGRLPKGVFAKDLILHIIGDFTSSGATYQAIEFYGSAIGALSMDARFTICNMVVEMGAKCAFMPVDKKARDWLKKRPIKKKYRIQKADSDAGYRSVKHYDADKIRPTVSKPHAVDNTALAGELSGVGINEAYIGTCTNGRLEDLKIAADILKGRKVKDGVRLIVAPASKNIFLEALKTGIIDTLVKAGAVIVAPGCGPCVGTHNGVPADGESVISCANRNFKGRMGNPKAFIYLASPATVAASALTGHITDPRKEMR, encoded by the coding sequence ATGGGTAAGACAGTAGTAGAGAAGATATTAAGCGAGCACGCCGGCAAATCCCTTACTGCCGGCGATTTTGCGGTATGCAAGGTTGATTTCTGTTTTGGCCAGGACGGCACCAGCGCGATCATCATTGACAGGATCGCTGAATTGGGGATAAAGAAGCTTGCCGCGGCGAATAAGTTCTGCATGGTGATAGACCACAGCGCGCCTTCGCCGAAACAGGAGGTCTCCGCCATACATAACAGGATGCGCGCCTTCAGCGGTGAATTCGATACGGGGCTTTATGACATCGGCTGCGGCGTCTGCCATCAGGTCATACCTGAGTCGGGGCACGTATATCCCGGTGAACTCGTTCTCGGGGCTGATTCGCACACCTGCACTTACGGGGCGCTGGGCGCCTTTGCCAGCGGCGTGGGCTCAACAGACCTGGCCATCGCGCTGGCAGGGGGCAAGAACTGGTTTAAGGTGCCCGAAACCATAAAGATAATAGTAGACGGACGCCTGCCCAAAGGCGTCTTTGCCAAAGACCTTATCTTGCATATTATCGGCGACTTCACTTCCTCCGGCGCGACGTATCAGGCGATAGAATTTTACGGCAGCGCCATAGGCGCCTTAAGTATGGACGCGAGGTTCACAATATGCAATATGGTGGTGGAGATGGGGGCAAAGTGCGCCTTTATGCCCGTGGATAAAAAGGCGCGGGACTGGCTTAAAAAAAGGCCGATCAAGAAAAAATACAGGATACAGAAGGCCGATAGCGATGCCGGATACAGATCGGTAAAACATTATGACGCGGATAAGATCAGGCCCACGGTTTCAAAGCCGCACGCGGTTGACAATACAGCCCTCGCGGGCGAGTTATCGGGCGTGGGGATCAACGAGGCCTACATCGGCACCTGCACTAACGGCCGCCTCGAGGATTTAAAGATCGCGGCGGATATACTTAAGGGCAGAAAGGTCAAAGACGGGGTGCGCCTTATAGTCGCCCCCGCTTCCAAAAATATATTTTTAGAAGCGCTCAAAACAGGTATAATAGATACGTTGGTCAAGGCGGGGGCGGTCATAGTCGCTCCCGGCTGCGGCCCGTGCGTAGGCACGCATAACGGCGTGCCTGCTGATGGAGAATCGGTGATCTCCTGCGCTAACAGGAATTTCAAGGGCAGGATGGGCAACCCGAAGGCGTTCATATATCTTGCTTCGCCCGCCACCGTAGCCGCATCCGCCCTGACAGGGCATATAACCGATCCGAGGAAGGAGATGAGATAA
- a CDS encoding pyridoxal phosphate-dependent aminotransferase: MPIKLAKRVQLINPSLTLKITAKAKQLRKEGKDIIGFGAGEPDFDTPDAIKQKAIEAIKSGFTKYTATSGIPELRKLICEKFKRDNGIEYSPEQIVVSCGAKHSIYNIIQALVDRGDEVVIPAPYWVSYPEMVNLAEGRSVVVNTDPAGGFKLTPALLKKHISPKTKVLILNSPSNPTGVVYSREELTALVDVCLERGIFIISDEIYEKIIFDGLKHHSPASFGRQALEQVITVNGVSKSFAMTGWRIGYLGAPLEIARAVDNIQSHSTSNADSIAQMASVAALEMDEKIVRERCAQFLKRRDYIVGRLKSIKILSHILPQGAFYIFINISKTGMDSLTFSSRLLDEANVALVPGIGFGYDDFVRVSFATSMENIEKGMDRIEKWVRQ; this comes from the coding sequence ATGCCTATCAAGCTTGCCAAAAGAGTCCAGCTTATCAATCCTTCCTTGACTCTGAAGATAACGGCCAAGGCAAAGCAGTTACGCAAAGAAGGGAAGGATATCATCGGTTTCGGCGCCGGCGAACCGGATTTTGACACGCCCGACGCGATCAAGCAGAAAGCTATAGAAGCGATAAAGAGCGGTTTTACTAAATACACCGCTACTTCAGGCATACCGGAATTAAGAAAACTCATATGCGAGAAGTTCAAAAGGGATAACGGCATAGAGTATTCTCCGGAGCAGATAGTCGTTTCCTGCGGCGCGAAACACTCCATATACAACATCATCCAGGCGCTGGTTGATAGAGGCGATGAGGTGGTCATACCGGCGCCGTACTGGGTAAGCTACCCGGAAATGGTGAATCTTGCCGAGGGTAGATCCGTCGTAGTTAACACGGATCCCGCCGGCGGCTTCAAACTTACCCCCGCACTCCTTAAGAAACACATAAGCCCAAAAACTAAGGTCCTGATCCTGAACAGCCCCTCTAACCCCACGGGCGTGGTTTATTCCCGTGAAGAGCTGACAGCCCTGGTGGACGTTTGCCTGGAGAGAGGGATCTTCATAATAAGCGACGAGATCTATGAGAAGATAATCTTTGACGGGCTGAAGCACCATTCACCCGCGTCGTTTGGCAGGCAGGCCCTTGAGCAGGTAATTACCGTCAACGGCGTATCCAAATCATTCGCGATGACCGGATGGCGCATCGGCTATTTAGGCGCGCCGCTTGAAATAGCCAGGGCAGTGGACAACATCCAGAGCCACTCTACTTCCAACGCCGATTCCATCGCGCAAATGGCCTCAGTTGCCGCCTTAGAGATGGATGAGAAGATCGTAAGGGAAAGATGCGCGCAGTTTTTGAAGCGGCGCGACTACATAGTGGGGCGGCTGAAGAGTATCAAGATACTGAGCCACATACTTCCGCAGGGAGCGTTCTACATCTTTATTAACATATCAAAGACCGGGATGGATTCGCTTACCTTCTCTTCGCGGCTTCTTGATGAGGCGAATGTGGCGCTTGTGCCCGGCATCGGCTTCGGATATGATGATTTCGTGCGCGTAAGCTTTGCCACGAGCATGGAGAATATTGAGAAGGGGATGGACAGGATCGAAAAATGGGTAAGACAGTAG
- the rplQ gene encoding 50S ribosomal protein L17 has translation MRHRNKKMQLNRFTSWRKATIKSLLRSLVLYQSIRTTKHKAKAARPYADKLIWLAKKGDLAARRRAFVVLGDHRLVQRLFTQLAPLFAKRSSGYTRILPLSNRRGDGAELVLFEFTEKKAEAAPVVKKAVAERTGEKEKPREEIKKPKAAAEPQPQEQKRPEKDVKPKKKFLGGIRNIFKKERDSL, from the coding sequence ATGAGACATAGAAATAAGAAAATGCAGTTGAACCGTTTTACCAGTTGGAGAAAGGCGACCATAAAGAGCCTGTTGCGCTCCCTTGTCTTGTATCAGTCAATACGCACTACCAAGCATAAGGCAAAGGCAGCCAGGCCATACGCGGATAAATTGATATGGCTGGCAAAGAAGGGGGATCTGGCAGCCAGAAGGCGCGCCTTTGTCGTCCTGGGCGACCACCGCCTTGTTCAGCGGCTATTTACTCAGTTGGCTCCTTTGTTTGCCAAGAGAAGCAGCGGATACACGAGGATACTGCCTTTGTCTAACCGGCGCGGCGACGGGGCAGAGCTGGTCCTGTTTGAGTTTACCGAGAAAAAAGCGGAGGCGGCCCCCGTAGTCAAAAAGGCCGTTGCCGAGAGGACAGGAGAAAAAGAGAAACCCAGGGAAGAGATCAAGAAACCGAAGGCAGCGGCAGAGCCCCAGCCGCAGGAACAGAAAAGGCCGGAAAAAGATGTCAAGCCGAAGAAGAAATTCTTAGGCGGCATCCGTAATATATTCAAGAAAGAACGCGACTCACTATAG
- a CDS encoding DNA-directed RNA polymerase subunit alpha, which translates to MGIKWRDFQMPKRVDCDEAGSSNTYAKFIAAPFEKGYGVTLGNSLRRVLLSSIEGAAITSVKIEGVMHEFSTLPGVLEDAVELICNLKKVVLRSYSKVPKVIYIKKDKKGEIKAKDIIVDESVEVINSDLHLATLTKDIKFHAEMEVGRGRGYLTAEQNEREDQPIGTIAIDSIFTPVTKVNYHVENTRVGQRTDYDALILEIWTNGAISPKDALLYASNILQRHLDPFVGLGQIPEEEEEEEQMSAEEVVLYEKFKLPISELELSVRSSNCLREANIKTIAELVRKAEDEMLSFKNFGKKSLSEIKELLASMGLSLGMQVDTKKLKETK; encoded by the coding sequence ATGGGAATAAAGTGGAGAGATTTCCAGATGCCAAAGCGTGTTGACTGCGATGAGGCCGGCAGTTCCAATACGTACGCTAAATTTATCGCGGCGCCTTTTGAAAAAGGATACGGCGTGACTTTGGGAAACTCGCTCAGGCGCGTGCTGCTTTCGTCCATAGAGGGGGCAGCCATTACGTCTGTTAAGATCGAAGGTGTAATGCACGAATTCTCTACCTTGCCCGGTGTCCTGGAGGACGCGGTGGAGCTCATCTGCAACCTGAAGAAAGTCGTCCTGCGTTCATATTCCAAGGTGCCTAAGGTGATCTATATAAAGAAGGATAAAAAAGGAGAGATCAAGGCGAAGGACATCATAGTTGATGAGTCGGTGGAGGTGATCAATTCGGACCTGCATTTGGCTACCCTCACCAAAGACATAAAATTCCACGCGGAGATGGAAGTCGGCCGCGGCCGCGGTTATCTGACCGCGGAACAGAATGAAAGAGAAGACCAGCCGATAGGCACAATAGCCATAGATTCTATCTTTACGCCCGTAACCAAGGTGAATTACCACGTGGAGAATACGCGCGTGGGCCAGCGTACCGACTACGATGCCCTGATACTGGAGATCTGGACTAACGGAGCGATAAGCCCCAAGGACGCCCTGCTTTACGCGTCAAATATACTGCAGAGGCATCTTGACCCGTTTGTCGGCTTAGGGCAGATCCCCGAGGAAGAGGAAGAAGAGGAGCAGATGTCTGCGGAGGAAGTCGTCTTGTACGAGAAGTTTAAGCTGCCCATATCCGAACTTGAGTTGTCGGTGAGAAGCTCCAATTGCCTTCGCGAGGCGAACATAAAGACCATTGCCGAACTCGTCAGGAAGGCCGAAGATGAGATGCTTTCGTTCAAGAATTTCGGCAAGAAGTCGCTAAGCGAGATAAAAGAGCTGCTCGCCAGCATGGGCTTGAGCCTGGGGATGCAGGTTGATACGAAAAAACTGAAAGAGACCAAATGA
- the rpsD gene encoding 30S ribosomal protein S4, whose protein sequence is MGRYIGPSCRLCRREGMKLFLKGVKCHSEKCTLVKRAYGPGDHGKMRTKLSNYGLQLREKQKVKTLYGVLERQFRKYFAIAAKTKGVTGKILLQLLERRLDNVIIRTGFATSHAQARQAVRHGAVYVNDRRVTTPSFLVKSGNVIQLKAKEAVLNKVRESVEATKDWTRPGWLEVDSKGLSAKVIRLPEKDDIAVPVQEQMIVELYSK, encoded by the coding sequence ATGGGCAGGTACATCGGTCCGTCATGCCGGCTTTGCCGCAGGGAAGGGATGAAACTCTTCCTGAAGGGGGTAAAGTGCCACAGCGAGAAATGCACGCTTGTAAAGCGCGCTTACGGCCCGGGCGATCACGGCAAAATGAGAACGAAACTTTCCAACTATGGGCTGCAGCTGAGGGAGAAGCAGAAGGTGAAGACGCTTTACGGCGTGTTGGAGAGGCAGTTCAGGAAATATTTCGCCATAGCGGCAAAGACAAAGGGCGTAACAGGCAAGATACTGCTGCAACTTTTGGAGAGGCGGCTGGACAACGTTATTATAAGGACGGGCTTTGCCACATCGCACGCGCAGGCAAGGCAGGCGGTGCGCCATGGGGCAGTTTACGTGAATGACAGAAGGGTTACCACGCCTTCTTTTCTGGTTAAAAGCGGCAACGTTATTCAGCTCAAGGCAAAAGAAGCGGTTTTAAATAAGGTCAGGGAAAGTGTTGAAGCCACCAAAGATTGGACAAGGCCCGGCTGGCTTGAGGTGGACAGCAAAGGGCTTAGCGCCAAAGTGATCCGCCTGCCGGAAAAAGACGATATCGCTGTTCCTGTCCAGGAGCAGATGATAGTTGAGTTGTATTCAAAATAA
- the rpsK gene encoding 30S ribosomal protein S11, producing the protein MAATTNTNTTTQQARPKKKKVLKNVTSGIAHIQASFNNTIVTITDKQGNCLVWATPGIVGFGGSKRSTPFAAQIAASEAAKRAKDMGIKEIEVRVKGPGSGRESAIRALQAAGLTVTSIKDVTPIPHNGCRPTKRRRV; encoded by the coding sequence ATGGCAGCAACCACAAATACAAATACAACAACACAACAGGCCAGGCCCAAGAAAAAGAAGGTCCTGAAAAATGTCACCAGCGGGATCGCCCATATACAGGCCAGTTTCAACAACACAATAGTGACCATTACGGATAAGCAGGGGAACTGTTTAGTATGGGCGACGCCGGGGATAGTGGGGTTTGGCGGCTCAAAGAGGTCTACGCCTTTTGCCGCTCAGATAGCCGCGTCTGAGGCCGCGAAGAGGGCTAAAGATATGGGTATCAAGGAAATAGAGGTAAGGGTGAAAGGCCCCGGCTCGGGAAGGGAATCCGCGATCAGGGCGCTGCAGGCAGCGGGGCTTACCGTGACATCCATAAAGGATGTCACTCCCATTCCTCACAACGGCTGCCGTCCTACAAAGAGAAGGAGAGTATAG